One region of Hymenobacter sediminicola genomic DNA includes:
- a CDS encoding replication-associated recombination protein A — MSTGSLFDTDPQPQSNAPRPGAPLAERMRPRTLDEYAGQRHLIGPEGVLRRYLNAGRLPSLILWGPPGVGKTTLANLLAAELGKPFASLSAVNAGVKDVREVIERAKKQRGTVLFIDEIHRFSKSQQDALLGAVEQGIVTLIGATTENPSFEVIPAVLSRAQVYVLEPLDKEVLTGLVDNALAQDEVLKQYKVRVQDYGALLTISGGDARKLLNLLEIVVEASRPDPKTGEVIITDEGVQQLAQQHLARYDKGGEMHYDVISAFIKSIRGSDPNAALYYLAVMLEGGEDPKFIARRLLILASEDVGMANPNALMLAQSCFQAVTVIGMPEGDIILGQTVVYLATSPKSNASYKAIREARALVRQQGVQSVPIPLRNAPTKLMKDLGYGGQYQYSHDYPGSFAYQEFMPEALSGTVFYHPGQNPAEAKVQERLRQLWGEKYGY, encoded by the coding sequence ATGTCTACCGGCTCTCTCTTCGATACTGACCCCCAGCCCCAGTCCAATGCCCCGCGTCCCGGCGCCCCCCTGGCCGAGCGGATGCGCCCTCGCACCCTCGACGAATACGCCGGGCAGCGCCACCTCATCGGGCCCGAAGGCGTGCTGCGCCGCTACCTGAATGCCGGCCGGCTGCCCTCGCTCATTCTGTGGGGCCCGCCCGGCGTGGGCAAAACCACGCTGGCCAATTTGCTGGCTGCCGAACTGGGCAAGCCTTTTGCCTCGCTCAGCGCCGTGAATGCCGGCGTGAAAGACGTGCGCGAAGTCATTGAGCGGGCCAAAAAGCAACGCGGTACCGTGCTGTTTATTGATGAAATTCACCGCTTCAGCAAAAGCCAGCAGGACGCGCTGCTGGGGGCCGTGGAGCAGGGCATCGTGACGCTGATTGGCGCCACTACCGAAAATCCGTCGTTTGAGGTGATTCCGGCCGTGCTGAGCCGGGCGCAGGTGTACGTGCTGGAGCCGCTGGACAAGGAAGTGCTGACCGGCCTCGTAGACAATGCCCTGGCCCAAGATGAGGTGCTGAAGCAGTACAAAGTACGGGTGCAGGATTACGGCGCGCTGCTCACCATTTCGGGCGGCGACGCGCGCAAACTCCTGAACCTGCTGGAAATAGTAGTGGAAGCAAGCCGCCCCGACCCGAAAACCGGCGAAGTCATCATCACCGATGAGGGCGTGCAGCAGCTGGCCCAGCAGCACCTCGCCCGCTACGACAAAGGCGGCGAGATGCACTACGACGTCATTTCGGCCTTCATCAAAAGCATCCGCGGCTCCGACCCCAACGCCGCGCTCTACTACCTGGCCGTGATGCTGGAAGGCGGCGAGGACCCCAAGTTTATTGCGCGCCGTCTGCTCATCTTGGCTTCTGAAGACGTGGGCATGGCCAACCCCAATGCTCTGATGCTGGCCCAGAGCTGCTTCCAGGCCGTCACGGTAATTGGCATGCCCGAAGGCGACATTATTCTGGGCCAGACGGTAGTGTACTTGGCTACGTCGCCCAAGAGCAATGCCAGCTACAAGGCCATCCGGGAGGCGCGGGCACTGGTGCGGCAGCAGGGCGTGCAGTCGGTACCCATTCCGCTGCGCAATGCGCCCACCAAGCTCATGAAAGACCTCGGCTACGGCGGCCAGTACCAATACTCGCACGACTACCCTGGCAGCTTTGCTTACCAGGAGTTCATGCCCGAGGCGCTCAGCGGCACCGTGTTCTACCACCCCGGCCAGAACCCGGCCGAAGCCAAAGTGCAGGAGCGCCTGCGCCAACTCTGGGGCGAGAAGTATGGCTATTAA
- a CDS encoding DMT family transporter — protein MKNAARVHAALFVVALIYAANYSISKDVMPRYMGPFGLVLLRIVGAALFFGVLSRLVAPQDRIVGRADQWRAVACGVLGIGLNQLLFFSGLNLTSPINASLIQTIAPVVTVLASVVLLGERLTVPRLLGIALAGVGAASIILSRGPVAAGGQDGLLGNLLILLNATAFGIYLVLVMPLMRKYHPFTVLARIFLVGAVLAVPAGWQQVQQPDYASFPPSIWAAIAYMVICLTIMAYLLNNWALKYASPSLLGAYIYLQPALAVGIAVAVGKDTLTLTKGLQALLIFGGVFLVSRKPRQPAPAVVPLEPVQD, from the coding sequence ATGAAAAATGCAGCCCGGGTCCACGCGGCCTTATTCGTGGTAGCCCTTATCTACGCCGCCAACTACAGTATTTCCAAAGACGTGATGCCGCGCTACATGGGTCCGTTTGGGCTGGTGCTGCTGCGGATTGTGGGTGCGGCGCTGTTTTTCGGGGTGCTGAGCCGGCTGGTGGCCCCGCAGGACCGTATCGTAGGCCGTGCCGACCAGTGGCGGGCCGTGGCGTGCGGAGTGCTGGGCATCGGGCTGAATCAGCTGCTGTTTTTCTCGGGGCTCAACCTCACCTCCCCCATCAATGCCTCGCTCATCCAGACTATTGCGCCCGTCGTGACCGTGCTGGCCTCGGTGGTGCTGCTAGGCGAGCGGCTGACGGTGCCGCGCCTGCTGGGTATTGCGCTGGCGGGCGTGGGCGCGGCCAGTATCATTCTGAGCCGGGGGCCGGTGGCGGCCGGCGGGCAGGATGGTCTGCTGGGTAATCTGCTGATTCTGCTCAACGCCACGGCTTTCGGCATCTACCTCGTGCTGGTGATGCCGCTGATGCGCAAGTATCATCCGTTTACGGTGCTGGCACGCATCTTTCTGGTGGGTGCGGTACTGGCGGTGCCCGCCGGCTGGCAACAGGTGCAGCAGCCCGACTACGCCAGCTTTCCGCCCAGCATCTGGGCCGCCATTGCCTACATGGTCATCTGCCTCACTATCATGGCCTATCTGCTCAACAACTGGGCTCTGAAATACGCCTCCCCTTCCCTACTTGGCGCTTATATCTACCTGCAGCCGGCGCTGGCCGTGGGTATTGCCGTGGCAGTAGGCAAAGACACCCTCACGCTCACCAAGGGCTTGCAGG